The Pleuronectes platessa chromosome 10, fPlePla1.1, whole genome shotgun sequence genome contains a region encoding:
- the brd9 gene encoding bromodomain-containing protein 9 isoform X3, whose protein sequence is MGKKHKKHKPEWRTVDDYEDKALEKPLKLVLKVGGSEVTEQSGSGHDSSYYDDRSDHERERHKEKKKKKKKKSEKDKDKYVNDEERRRRKDEKRKKREREHNESEAAAAASVNTGVAVEPFTLSKTINISLEPEEKKKKKERFEIESEVDEFHPNVKVDVEQQGDRPVRACRTQQENECTPRQQLLEHFLRQLQRKDPHGFFSFPVTDAIAPGYSTIIKHPMDFSSIKDKILNNEYNTVTEFKGDFKLMCDNAMVYNRPETVYYKAAKKLLHTGFKMMSKAAILGDEDLTADETPPEIIPIAVESAKKSKKQPVKDMKEVSYLYEQEGNACSLTDSTAEEHVLALVEHSADEARDRINRYMPNSKMGHLRKESDGSLIYTVVNQLDPEAEAEEETHKVDLSSLSNKLLPGLTTLGFKDDRRHKVTFLSSAYNTQSLQKNSVYPDLLPDEVDMLYSAYGDDTGVQCALSIQEFVKGCGSATKHWVDGLLDKMTADDHTPAINQIRLKRNMMLKPDETKSNICDIQMADGPGLGESGSVLDFMSMKSYPDMSLDISMLNSLGKTVKKEPGNEESQQDFNDADKLLQEFQEAQVDRVGSRPSSNLSSLSNASERDQHHLGSPSHLGVGDQSEMVHDPYEFLQSPEPESSANS, encoded by the exons atggggaaaaaacacaagaaacacaagccCGAGTGGAGAACAGTGGACG ACTATGAGGACAAGGCTCTGGAGAAGCCCCTGAAGCTCGTGCTAAAAGTCGGAGGGAGCGAGGTGACAGAACAGTCCGGTTCGGGCCACGACTCCAGCTACTACGATGACAGATCGGACCATGAGCGAGAGCGccacaaagagaagaagaagaagaagaaaaagaagtctGAGAAGGATAAAGACAAGTATGTGAACGACGAGGAGAGACGACGGCGAAAG gatgaaaagaggaagaagagggagcgAGAGCACAACGAATCCGAGGCAGCAGCTGCGGCATCCGTCAACACTGGTGTCGCCGTTGAGCCTTTTACATTGTCAAAAACTATAAATATCTCTTTAGAG cctgaagagaagaagaaaaagaaagagaggtttGAAATAGAGTCTGAAGTGGACGAGTTTCACCCCAATGTGAAGGTGGACGTCGAGCAGCAGGGAGACAGACCGGTCAGAGCATGCAGGACACAACAAG AGAATGAGTGCACACCACGTCAACAACTGCTGGAGCACTTCTTACGTCAGCTGCAGAG GAAAGACCCCCATGGATTCTTCTCATTTCCTGTAACAGATGCGATTGCTCCTGGTTACTCAACGATCATCAAACATCCTATGGACTTCAGCAGCATTAAAGACAAGATTTTAAACAACGAGTACAACACAGTAACAGAATTCAAG GGGGACTTTAAACTGATGTGCGACAATGCAATGGTGTACAACCGACCAGAGACTGTGTACTATAAGGCTGCCAAGAAACTGCTCCATACAGGATTCAAGATGATGAGCAAG GCAGCCATTTTGGGAGATGAAGACCTAACCGCTGACGAAACTCCCCCGGAGATTATCCCCATCGCAGTGGAGTCAGCAAAGAAGTCCAAGAAGCAGCCAGTCAAAGACATGAAGGAAGTCAG tTACCTGTATGAACAAGAGGGAAATGCTTGCAGCTTGACTGACAGCACAGCAGAGGAGCATGTCCTGGCTCTGGTTGAACACTCTGCAGATGAAGCCCGGGATCGCATCAACCGATACATGCCAAACTCCAAG ATGGGGCACCTGCGCAAAGAATCAGATGGCTCTCTAATATATACCGTCGTAAATCAGCTTGATCCTGAGGCTGAAG cAGAAGAGGAGACTCATAAAGTGGACCTGAGTTCTCTGTCAAATAAACTTCTGCCCGGATTAACAACGTTAGGTTTCAAAGATGACAGGAGACATAAAG TGACCTTCCTGAGCAGTGCCtacaacacccagagccttcaGAAAAACTCTGTCTATCCAGACCTGCTGCCAGATGAGGTGGACATGCTCTATTCAGCCTATGGAGATGACACAGGGGTACAATGTGCCTTGAg TATACAGGAGTTTGTCAAGGGCTGTGGAAGTGCCACTAAGCATTGGGTTGATGGTCTTTTGGACAAGATGACCGCAGACGATCACACTCCAGCTATCAATCAGATCCGGCTG AAAAGAAACATGATGCTTAAACCTGATGAAACCAAATCCAACATTTGTGATATTCAG ATGGCAGATGGCCCTGGCTTGGGAGAGAGCGGCTCAGTCCTGGACTTCATGTCAATGAAGAGCTATCCTGATATGTCCCTGGATATTTCCATGCTTAACTCATTGG GTAAAACGGTGAAAAAGGAGCCGGGGAATGAGGAAAGCCAGCAGGATTTTAACGATGCAGACAAACTCCTGCAGGAGTTCCAGGAGGCCCAGGTGGACAGAGTGGGCTCCAGACCCTCGTCCAacctttcctccctctccaaTGCCTCTGAGAGGGACCAGCACCACCTAG GGAGCCCATCACACCTGGGTGTTGGGGACCAGTCAGAAATGGTTCACGATCCCTACGAGTTCCTTCAATCTCCGGAGCCAGAGAGCTCTGCCAACagctga
- the brd9 gene encoding bromodomain-containing protein 9 isoform X4 gives MGKKHKKHKPEWRTVDDYEDKALEKPLKLVLKVGGSEVTEQSGSGHDSSYYDDRSDHERERHKEKKKKKKKKSEKDKDKYVNDEERRRRKDEKRKKREREHNESEAAAAASVNTGVAVEPFTLSKTINISLEPEEKKKKKERFEIESEVDEFHPNVKVDVEQQGDRPVRACRTQQENECTPRQQLLEHFLRQLQRKDPHGFFSFPVTDAIAPGYSTIIKHPMDFSSIKDKILNNEYNTVTEFKGDFKLMCDNAMVYNRPETVYYKAAKKLLHTGFKMMSKAAILGDEDLTADETPPEIIPIAVESAKKSKKQPVKDMKEVSYLYEQEGNACSLTDSTAEEHVLALVEHSADEARDRINRYMPNSKMGHLRKESDGSLIYTVVNQLDPEAEEEETHKVDLSSLSNKLLPGLTTLGFKDDRRHKVTFLSSAYNTQSLQKNSVYPDLLPDEVDMLYSAYGDDTGVQCALSIQEFVKGCGSATKHWVDGLLDKMTADDHTPAINQIRLKRNMMLKPDETKSNICDIQMADGPGLGESGSVLDFMSMKSYPDMSLDISMLNSLGKTVKKEPGNEESQQDFNDADKLLQEFQEAQVDRVGSRPSSNLSSLSNASERDQHHLGSPSHLGVGDQSEMVHDPYEFLQSPEPESSANS, from the exons atggggaaaaaacacaagaaacacaagccCGAGTGGAGAACAGTGGACG ACTATGAGGACAAGGCTCTGGAGAAGCCCCTGAAGCTCGTGCTAAAAGTCGGAGGGAGCGAGGTGACAGAACAGTCCGGTTCGGGCCACGACTCCAGCTACTACGATGACAGATCGGACCATGAGCGAGAGCGccacaaagagaagaagaagaagaagaaaaagaagtctGAGAAGGATAAAGACAAGTATGTGAACGACGAGGAGAGACGACGGCGAAAG gatgaaaagaggaagaagagggagcgAGAGCACAACGAATCCGAGGCAGCAGCTGCGGCATCCGTCAACACTGGTGTCGCCGTTGAGCCTTTTACATTGTCAAAAACTATAAATATCTCTTTAGAG cctgaagagaagaagaaaaagaaagagaggtttGAAATAGAGTCTGAAGTGGACGAGTTTCACCCCAATGTGAAGGTGGACGTCGAGCAGCAGGGAGACAGACCGGTCAGAGCATGCAGGACACAACAAG AGAATGAGTGCACACCACGTCAACAACTGCTGGAGCACTTCTTACGTCAGCTGCAGAG GAAAGACCCCCATGGATTCTTCTCATTTCCTGTAACAGATGCGATTGCTCCTGGTTACTCAACGATCATCAAACATCCTATGGACTTCAGCAGCATTAAAGACAAGATTTTAAACAACGAGTACAACACAGTAACAGAATTCAAG GGGGACTTTAAACTGATGTGCGACAATGCAATGGTGTACAACCGACCAGAGACTGTGTACTATAAGGCTGCCAAGAAACTGCTCCATACAGGATTCAAGATGATGAGCAAG GCAGCCATTTTGGGAGATGAAGACCTAACCGCTGACGAAACTCCCCCGGAGATTATCCCCATCGCAGTGGAGTCAGCAAAGAAGTCCAAGAAGCAGCCAGTCAAAGACATGAAGGAAGTCAG tTACCTGTATGAACAAGAGGGAAATGCTTGCAGCTTGACTGACAGCACAGCAGAGGAGCATGTCCTGGCTCTGGTTGAACACTCTGCAGATGAAGCCCGGGATCGCATCAACCGATACATGCCAAACTCCAAG ATGGGGCACCTGCGCAAAGAATCAGATGGCTCTCTAATATATACCGTCGTAAATCAGCTTGATCCTGAGGCTGAAG AAGAGGAGACTCATAAAGTGGACCTGAGTTCTCTGTCAAATAAACTTCTGCCCGGATTAACAACGTTAGGTTTCAAAGATGACAGGAGACATAAAG TGACCTTCCTGAGCAGTGCCtacaacacccagagccttcaGAAAAACTCTGTCTATCCAGACCTGCTGCCAGATGAGGTGGACATGCTCTATTCAGCCTATGGAGATGACACAGGGGTACAATGTGCCTTGAg TATACAGGAGTTTGTCAAGGGCTGTGGAAGTGCCACTAAGCATTGGGTTGATGGTCTTTTGGACAAGATGACCGCAGACGATCACACTCCAGCTATCAATCAGATCCGGCTG AAAAGAAACATGATGCTTAAACCTGATGAAACCAAATCCAACATTTGTGATATTCAG ATGGCAGATGGCCCTGGCTTGGGAGAGAGCGGCTCAGTCCTGGACTTCATGTCAATGAAGAGCTATCCTGATATGTCCCTGGATATTTCCATGCTTAACTCATTGG GTAAAACGGTGAAAAAGGAGCCGGGGAATGAGGAAAGCCAGCAGGATTTTAACGATGCAGACAAACTCCTGCAGGAGTTCCAGGAGGCCCAGGTGGACAGAGTGGGCTCCAGACCCTCGTCCAacctttcctccctctccaaTGCCTCTGAGAGGGACCAGCACCACCTAG GGAGCCCATCACACCTGGGTGTTGGGGACCAGTCAGAAATGGTTCACGATCCCTACGAGTTCCTTCAATCTCCGGAGCCAGAGAGCTCTGCCAACagctga
- the brd9 gene encoding bromodomain-containing protein 9 isoform X2 yields the protein MGKKHKKHKPEWRTVDDYEDKALEKPLKLVLKVGGSEVTEQSGSGHDSSYYDDRSDHERERHKEKKKKKKKKSEKDKDKYVNDEERRRRKDEKRKKREREHNESEAAAAASVNTGVAVEPFTLSKTINISLEPEEKKKKKERFEIESEVDEFHPNVKVDVEQQGDRPVRACRTQQENECTPRQQLLEHFLRQLQRKDPHGFFSFPVTDAIAPGYSTIIKHPMDFSSIKDKILNNEYNTVTEFKGDFKLMCDNAMVYNRPETVYYKAAKKLLHTGFKMMSKERLLALKRSMSFMQDMDFTLQAAILGDEDLTADETPPEIIPIAVESAKKSKKQPVKDMKEVSYLYEQEGNACSLTDSTAEEHVLALVEHSADEARDRINRYMPNSKMGHLRKESDGSLIYTVVNQLDPEAEEEETHKVDLSSLSNKLLPGLTTLGFKDDRRHKVTFLSSAYNTQSLQKNSVYPDLLPDEVDMLYSAYGDDTGVQCALSIQEFVKGCGSATKHWVDGLLDKMTADDHTPAINQIRLKRNMMLKPDETKSNICDIQMADGPGLGESGSVLDFMSMKSYPDMSLDISMLNSLGKTVKKEPGNEESQQDFNDADKLLQEFQEAQVDRVGSRPSSNLSSLSNASERDQHHLGSPSHLGVGDQSEMVHDPYEFLQSPEPESSANS from the exons atggggaaaaaacacaagaaacacaagccCGAGTGGAGAACAGTGGACG ACTATGAGGACAAGGCTCTGGAGAAGCCCCTGAAGCTCGTGCTAAAAGTCGGAGGGAGCGAGGTGACAGAACAGTCCGGTTCGGGCCACGACTCCAGCTACTACGATGACAGATCGGACCATGAGCGAGAGCGccacaaagagaagaagaagaagaagaaaaagaagtctGAGAAGGATAAAGACAAGTATGTGAACGACGAGGAGAGACGACGGCGAAAG gatgaaaagaggaagaagagggagcgAGAGCACAACGAATCCGAGGCAGCAGCTGCGGCATCCGTCAACACTGGTGTCGCCGTTGAGCCTTTTACATTGTCAAAAACTATAAATATCTCTTTAGAG cctgaagagaagaagaaaaagaaagagaggtttGAAATAGAGTCTGAAGTGGACGAGTTTCACCCCAATGTGAAGGTGGACGTCGAGCAGCAGGGAGACAGACCGGTCAGAGCATGCAGGACACAACAAG AGAATGAGTGCACACCACGTCAACAACTGCTGGAGCACTTCTTACGTCAGCTGCAGAG GAAAGACCCCCATGGATTCTTCTCATTTCCTGTAACAGATGCGATTGCTCCTGGTTACTCAACGATCATCAAACATCCTATGGACTTCAGCAGCATTAAAGACAAGATTTTAAACAACGAGTACAACACAGTAACAGAATTCAAG GGGGACTTTAAACTGATGTGCGACAATGCAATGGTGTACAACCGACCAGAGACTGTGTACTATAAGGCTGCCAAGAAACTGCTCCATACAGGATTCAAGATGATGAGCAAG GAGCGTCTGTTAGCTCTGAAACGCAGCATGTCTTTCATGCAAGACATGGATTTCACCCTGCAGGCAGCCATTTTGGGAGATGAAGACCTAACCGCTGACGAAACTCCCCCGGAGATTATCCCCATCGCAGTGGAGTCAGCAAAGAAGTCCAAGAAGCAGCCAGTCAAAGACATGAAGGAAGTCAG tTACCTGTATGAACAAGAGGGAAATGCTTGCAGCTTGACTGACAGCACAGCAGAGGAGCATGTCCTGGCTCTGGTTGAACACTCTGCAGATGAAGCCCGGGATCGCATCAACCGATACATGCCAAACTCCAAG ATGGGGCACCTGCGCAAAGAATCAGATGGCTCTCTAATATATACCGTCGTAAATCAGCTTGATCCTGAGGCTGAAG AAGAGGAGACTCATAAAGTGGACCTGAGTTCTCTGTCAAATAAACTTCTGCCCGGATTAACAACGTTAGGTTTCAAAGATGACAGGAGACATAAAG TGACCTTCCTGAGCAGTGCCtacaacacccagagccttcaGAAAAACTCTGTCTATCCAGACCTGCTGCCAGATGAGGTGGACATGCTCTATTCAGCCTATGGAGATGACACAGGGGTACAATGTGCCTTGAg TATACAGGAGTTTGTCAAGGGCTGTGGAAGTGCCACTAAGCATTGGGTTGATGGTCTTTTGGACAAGATGACCGCAGACGATCACACTCCAGCTATCAATCAGATCCGGCTG AAAAGAAACATGATGCTTAAACCTGATGAAACCAAATCCAACATTTGTGATATTCAG ATGGCAGATGGCCCTGGCTTGGGAGAGAGCGGCTCAGTCCTGGACTTCATGTCAATGAAGAGCTATCCTGATATGTCCCTGGATATTTCCATGCTTAACTCATTGG GTAAAACGGTGAAAAAGGAGCCGGGGAATGAGGAAAGCCAGCAGGATTTTAACGATGCAGACAAACTCCTGCAGGAGTTCCAGGAGGCCCAGGTGGACAGAGTGGGCTCCAGACCCTCGTCCAacctttcctccctctccaaTGCCTCTGAGAGGGACCAGCACCACCTAG GGAGCCCATCACACCTGGGTGTTGGGGACCAGTCAGAAATGGTTCACGATCCCTACGAGTTCCTTCAATCTCCGGAGCCAGAGAGCTCTGCCAACagctga
- the brd9 gene encoding bromodomain-containing protein 9 isoform X1, whose translation MGKKHKKHKPEWRTVDDYEDKALEKPLKLVLKVGGSEVTEQSGSGHDSSYYDDRSDHERERHKEKKKKKKKKSEKDKDKYVNDEERRRRKDEKRKKREREHNESEAAAAASVNTGVAVEPFTLSKTINISLEPEEKKKKKERFEIESEVDEFHPNVKVDVEQQGDRPVRACRTQQENECTPRQQLLEHFLRQLQRKDPHGFFSFPVTDAIAPGYSTIIKHPMDFSSIKDKILNNEYNTVTEFKGDFKLMCDNAMVYNRPETVYYKAAKKLLHTGFKMMSKERLLALKRSMSFMQDMDFTLQAAILGDEDLTADETPPEIIPIAVESAKKSKKQPVKDMKEVSYLYEQEGNACSLTDSTAEEHVLALVEHSADEARDRINRYMPNSKMGHLRKESDGSLIYTVVNQLDPEAEAEEETHKVDLSSLSNKLLPGLTTLGFKDDRRHKVTFLSSAYNTQSLQKNSVYPDLLPDEVDMLYSAYGDDTGVQCALSIQEFVKGCGSATKHWVDGLLDKMTADDHTPAINQIRLKRNMMLKPDETKSNICDIQMADGPGLGESGSVLDFMSMKSYPDMSLDISMLNSLGKTVKKEPGNEESQQDFNDADKLLQEFQEAQVDRVGSRPSSNLSSLSNASERDQHHLGSPSHLGVGDQSEMVHDPYEFLQSPEPESSANS comes from the exons atggggaaaaaacacaagaaacacaagccCGAGTGGAGAACAGTGGACG ACTATGAGGACAAGGCTCTGGAGAAGCCCCTGAAGCTCGTGCTAAAAGTCGGAGGGAGCGAGGTGACAGAACAGTCCGGTTCGGGCCACGACTCCAGCTACTACGATGACAGATCGGACCATGAGCGAGAGCGccacaaagagaagaagaagaagaagaaaaagaagtctGAGAAGGATAAAGACAAGTATGTGAACGACGAGGAGAGACGACGGCGAAAG gatgaaaagaggaagaagagggagcgAGAGCACAACGAATCCGAGGCAGCAGCTGCGGCATCCGTCAACACTGGTGTCGCCGTTGAGCCTTTTACATTGTCAAAAACTATAAATATCTCTTTAGAG cctgaagagaagaagaaaaagaaagagaggtttGAAATAGAGTCTGAAGTGGACGAGTTTCACCCCAATGTGAAGGTGGACGTCGAGCAGCAGGGAGACAGACCGGTCAGAGCATGCAGGACACAACAAG AGAATGAGTGCACACCACGTCAACAACTGCTGGAGCACTTCTTACGTCAGCTGCAGAG GAAAGACCCCCATGGATTCTTCTCATTTCCTGTAACAGATGCGATTGCTCCTGGTTACTCAACGATCATCAAACATCCTATGGACTTCAGCAGCATTAAAGACAAGATTTTAAACAACGAGTACAACACAGTAACAGAATTCAAG GGGGACTTTAAACTGATGTGCGACAATGCAATGGTGTACAACCGACCAGAGACTGTGTACTATAAGGCTGCCAAGAAACTGCTCCATACAGGATTCAAGATGATGAGCAAG GAGCGTCTGTTAGCTCTGAAACGCAGCATGTCTTTCATGCAAGACATGGATTTCACCCTGCAGGCAGCCATTTTGGGAGATGAAGACCTAACCGCTGACGAAACTCCCCCGGAGATTATCCCCATCGCAGTGGAGTCAGCAAAGAAGTCCAAGAAGCAGCCAGTCAAAGACATGAAGGAAGTCAG tTACCTGTATGAACAAGAGGGAAATGCTTGCAGCTTGACTGACAGCACAGCAGAGGAGCATGTCCTGGCTCTGGTTGAACACTCTGCAGATGAAGCCCGGGATCGCATCAACCGATACATGCCAAACTCCAAG ATGGGGCACCTGCGCAAAGAATCAGATGGCTCTCTAATATATACCGTCGTAAATCAGCTTGATCCTGAGGCTGAAG cAGAAGAGGAGACTCATAAAGTGGACCTGAGTTCTCTGTCAAATAAACTTCTGCCCGGATTAACAACGTTAGGTTTCAAAGATGACAGGAGACATAAAG TGACCTTCCTGAGCAGTGCCtacaacacccagagccttcaGAAAAACTCTGTCTATCCAGACCTGCTGCCAGATGAGGTGGACATGCTCTATTCAGCCTATGGAGATGACACAGGGGTACAATGTGCCTTGAg TATACAGGAGTTTGTCAAGGGCTGTGGAAGTGCCACTAAGCATTGGGTTGATGGTCTTTTGGACAAGATGACCGCAGACGATCACACTCCAGCTATCAATCAGATCCGGCTG AAAAGAAACATGATGCTTAAACCTGATGAAACCAAATCCAACATTTGTGATATTCAG ATGGCAGATGGCCCTGGCTTGGGAGAGAGCGGCTCAGTCCTGGACTTCATGTCAATGAAGAGCTATCCTGATATGTCCCTGGATATTTCCATGCTTAACTCATTGG GTAAAACGGTGAAAAAGGAGCCGGGGAATGAGGAAAGCCAGCAGGATTTTAACGATGCAGACAAACTCCTGCAGGAGTTCCAGGAGGCCCAGGTGGACAGAGTGGGCTCCAGACCCTCGTCCAacctttcctccctctccaaTGCCTCTGAGAGGGACCAGCACCACCTAG GGAGCCCATCACACCTGGGTGTTGGGGACCAGTCAGAAATGGTTCACGATCCCTACGAGTTCCTTCAATCTCCGGAGCCAGAGAGCTCTGCCAACagctga